GGAGTTCCACCCTCGGTTGGCAATGCATCTCGTGTCAGCATTGCCGGGGATCTTCCACTGGCATTCATGCCATGAAGCTCTCCCTTCACCCATACAATGGCGAAGGCGTCGCCCCCAATGCCATTCGACGTCGGTTCAACAACCGTTAGCGTAGCGGCTGTGGCAATGGCTGCATCAATGGCATTTCCCCCTTGCTGCATGATTGTGAGACCCGCCTGTGCCGCAAGCGGCTGAGAGGTGGCGACCATGCCATTTTTGGCGTACGAGACGTGTCGTTTCGATGGATGTGGATAGTGAAGAGGCATTGAAAAAACTCCTTTCCCAATTGTTTTAAGCGGTCATGACTTTGTGCGTTCTTCTGCAACTGCCAAAGGGTTGCGCGGAGGTGCAGTGCTCTCTCGAATGACAAGCTCCACCGGCAAGCTATACTTTTTCGCTTCCACCGTTTGGTTTTCCGCTTGTTCCAGCAATGATTTGGCGGCTAGGCGACCAATGCCCAAAAAGTCCTGAGCAATTGTTGTGAGGGAAGGCTCTGTATGCCGAGCCACCTCTGTGTCATCGAACCCTACGATAGAGAGATCTTCAGGCACACGGTATCCTTTGGCTGATAAAAGCTTGATAATTTGAATAGCCACCAGATCGTTTTCGGCAACAATAGCGGTCATTCCAGCAGTCATCATGTCGATCAGGGCTTCTGCGAGCTGTTCTGAGCGATTTTCGAGCTTATACGTCCCATTGACATTAAGGAGCATAAACTGCAACGAGGCTTCAAGCCCTGCATGTCTCAGCGCATCACAATACCCGAAATAACGGTCTCGCACAGTCGACGTCGTCTCTATCGGCACAGTGGAAATGTACCCAATGTGAGAATGTCCTAGAGTGATAAGATGCTGAACAGCTTTTCTGCCTCCATCACGATTGTCGGAAGTCACGCTCGTCATCGGCAAACCTTCATATTGCTTATCCAACAAAACAATCGGCGTTTGATTTGTGGTCAGACGATAGAGCACGTCCATGTTGGCCTTATCCGAAATCGGGTAAAACAAAAGACCCCTCACGTTTTGATGAGGCAACTCGACGAGCCAATCCCGTTCTCTTTCAATTTCTTCATGTGTCGTACAAATAGTAAACATGTATCGATGCTCGTTAAATACCTCTGCCGCCCCTTGCAAATAATTCATTAACCCCGTCGCTTTCTCAAAAGGAAGGACAAAAGCGACAATTTTATCCGCTTTGGCATTGTCCCCAAGACGCCTTGGCTTGACAAAGCTTCCGCTCCCACGTCGACGATAAATAAACCCTTCTCTCTCTAGTTCACTTAGAGCGCGCTTAGAGGTAATGCGGCTCACAGAAAACGTATCGGCAAGCTCAAGTTCTGTGGGGAGCTGTTGGTGCGCAGTCAACTTTCCCGTGACAATGTCTTTCTTTAGCTCCTCCATAATTTTCGCATACAATGGTTTTATGTCCTGTTTTTTCATTTGTTACGCCACTAAACAATGACTCGTTGGTTTAGACGTTCTTTCACAGTCTCTTTGATTCGTAACGTTTGTATACGTACACGACGTTTAGAGAATCATGTCAAACAACCACTTGCATTAGCAGCAAACTCACCTCTTTTCATATAGCTTATAGCAAACGCACCCATTCAAAATAAAGCGGTTTCGTTTATTATACTTCCTCCAAACCCTCTTCTAACAAAAACATTCAATTTTCTTTCAAAATGAACCCTTTCATAACGTTATTCTCATAATACAATTGTATAGGTTTATTCTGCATCACTGCAAGAAGTAGTTATTTGTTGCCCTTACACGACCTCTTCTTTTTCATCCAAGAAACAGAAAAAACGGCAGAAGCCCTTAAGCTCATGCCGTTTTTGTATTATGCTTGTGGCTCAGTTTCAGTGGTGTCGTCCTGACCGTTTTGATCATCTTCACGGTCCTTTTGATCATCCGCTGGTGGCTGTTCTTCGCCTTTGCCTTCGTCAATTACGGGATCCGTCGTGGCAGGAGGCTCAGTGTCGCCTTCCTTGTTGCCAGCGTCACGGTCGTCCTTGTTCTTCTCATCTTTGTTATGAGAAGCCTGTGCGTCCTCTGCTTGATCTTGTTCAGACTCTTCAAGTAATGAAGCAAGCTCTTTATCCATCACATCTTGTGGATTCACAGCCTCACCGTCTTTACGTACTTCGAAGTGAACATGAACACCAGACTCTTGGTTGTACTCACTTTGACCAGCTGTTCCGATGACATCGCCTTGCTTCACTGTATCGCCTTCTTGTACCTCGGTGTCTTGCAGACTATGGTAATACGTTTCCACACCTTCACCGTGGTCAATCTCAACAATATTTCCGAGCAAGCTGTCATTTCGAACTGCTACAACAGTACCACTGAGCGATGCAACGACGTCAAAGCTCTCTCCATTCTCTGCTGACAGGTCAATGCCTGTATTTGGGCTGAACTTGTTATTATGCATGACGAGAGCTTCTTCCTGTGCTTCTGGGTCTGCGTTTACATCATAAAATGCTTTAGCGACAACGACCTTTGTTTCCTTTGCTGCTGGCATAATAAATTGTTCATTTGGTGCTGCAACTTCGACAGCATCCTCACCAAACATTTCGGAGTCCAGTGTGAACTCTTCGTTCTGTCCGTCCTGTGCTTCCTCTAAAGCGTTATCTTGCATCCACAGAACCGATGTCAGAATCAATGCTGCACTTGCTAGATAGACTGCAGGGTAAAACCAGCGTTTCTTTGTGAGCTGCTTCCATTTGGATTGGCTCGAGGACTGCTTTTCTTCCTCTCTCATTCTTCATCACCTCAGCAATCATTCTGATCACTTTGGTGGAAAGTTATACCTGCATCTCAAAAAAATTTACTAGACGTCTTATTTGGCGGTACTGCTATCTACTAATTTATGCTCTGCCTTCATTTGAGCGACAAAGGGAGCCATCGTCGTAACATCAATGTCATGGTAGTAATAGGTCACAATGTCTTTGTAGGTTTTCCCTACCTCAGCCATTCCATTTGCCCCATACTGACTCATGCCAACCCCGTGCCCATAGCCTTTCGTAGAAAGCTCAATGTCTTGACCAACACGTCGCCATTCAAAATCGGTAGAACGTAAGTTTAACTGTTCACGCACGTCTCTGCCGGACATCACTTTTCCGTTGATATTGACCTCAGCCACGCGCTTTCCATCTGTTCGTGAAACAATGGTACCGACCGTCCCGTCGCCAGGCAATGCCACGTTCAGTTTCGCCTCAAACTCCTCAATTGGGATACGATTGACCTCTTTAAATTTTGGTGACTCCGTGTCCCAAGGGCTTTCTACAGAACGCAAGTAGGGAAACGCATTCGCCCAATAATCCTCAGAGTTTTCGGTATAGCCATTGCTCGTCGAAAAAAAGGATGCCGTAATGGGCGCATCGTCAAAGGTAAGAATTTGCCCTTGCGTTGAATTTACAGCTTGTTGAATTTTCTGGTGCTTCTCATCATACGCAGCACCCCAATTGTTCCTCAACTGGGCATCGTCGTAGTACACCTGATGCATGACAGTATCGGTCATATCCGCTCCCTCTGGCACTCCAATCACTTCCTCAGCCAACAGCTGCTTCACTGTGTACGTCCGTGCAGCCAATGCCTGCGCCTTCAACGCTTCCATTTCAAAGTCTGCCGGCATTTCCGCAGCCACCACACCAACAAGATACTGCTCTAAAGGCAACGTATCAATCGTTTCCTTCTCAGAACGATAGACGGCTACCTGAATGGATTCCGTTGTATCCTTCACATTCTCTTGAGCCGACTTCTCTTGCGGAGGTGACTGTTCATTCTGCTGAGTTGTGGAAGACGGCGGTGAAGCGAACGGAAGCACAAGAAGACTGGGAAGTCCGATGAGTACGACAAAAAAACCTACGATGATGATCAGTAGCCCTTGCAAAGATTTCATCCAATGATTCCTCCTAAAGCGATCTTCTCTCCCAACTATTCATATGAACATGGACAAGCCTTTAGACCACTCTTTGAAAGAGGAAAAATACTCTCTGAACGTGCCTAACTAGCGTTCAAGCGACGAAGAGCAAATGTCGGGATGAGGACAAGTCCTTACACCCCGCGCGGATTTTTTGAACCTACAATTATCTCGGACCTACTGTCGTATCGGTTGCGTGATCCCTTATCCCAATCATTCTTTGGCGCACATAAAAAAGACCCCCTATACGCTGGGAGTCCTTTAGACAAAATGATATACGTCGTTTAGGCAAACTTCGGTTTGACATTGACCGTAGAAGTGACTTTTTGAGTAACTTCACTAGGCAGACCGACTTCAATGGAGACTCTTTCAATGTCTGCACCTAATCCGGATAATTTTTCAACAAAATTGACGTAGCCTCGATCCATATGTTGGAGCTCAGTGACACGTGTATACCCATCGGCGACAAGGCCGGCGAGCACTAAAGCTGCTGCTGCACGGAGATCCGTTGCAGCGACTTCTGCGCCTTGAAGGTCGAACGGTCCAGACACAATCGCTGAACGTCCCTCAATTTTAATCGCTGCGTTCATACGACGAAATTCCTCGACGTGCATAAAGCGATTCTCAAATACGGTTTCGGTAATCATACTCGTTCCCTCAGCTTGCGTTGCGAGCACCATCATTTGTGCCTGCATATCTGTCGGAAAACCTGGGTGAGGCATCGTTTTAAGGTCTGCTGCTTTTAATTTTTCTGGAGCAATCACTTGAACACCTTCGTCTACCTCATTGCATTGCACGCCCATTTCTTCAAGCTTGGCAATTAACGACGACAAATGCTCTGGGACGGCACCCTTTACAATAATGTTCCCACCAGTAATCGCAGCAGCTACCATAAATGTACCTGCTTCGATTCGATCTGGAATGACGGCATGCTCGGTTCCATGAAGCTCAGCAACGCCTTCAATCTTCAATGTTCCTGTTCCTGCACCTTTGACTTTTGCGCCCATTTTGTTCAAATAATTAGCAAGATCAACAATTTCAGGCTCTTTTGCGACGTTTTCAAGGATGGTCGTTCCTTCAGCGAGTGTCGCCGCCATCATAATGTTTTCTGTTGCACCAACACTTGGAGTGTCTAGATAAATTTTTGCGCCTTTCAAACGGTCTTTCACATGCGCCTCGATATATCCATTTCCAACTTGAACGGTTGCCCCCATTGCCTCAAAGCCTTTAAGGTGTTGATCAATTGGTCGAGAGCCAATCGCACAGCCGCCAGGTAATGCAATTTTTGCGTGTCCACGACGAGCCAACAAAGGACCCATCACAAGGACAGAGGCACGCATTTTACGGACATATTCAAAAGGTGCTTCCGTTTTCAACTCTTTGGATGCATTGACAATTACTTGATTCTGACGTTCATTAAACGTCACATCAGCGTCCATATAGCGTAACACTTCATTAATTGTATAGACATCCGCAAGAGTGGGTACATCCGAAATGATACTTTCTCCTCGTGTAGGTAGAATGGAAGCAGCAATGACAGGAAGAACAGAGTTTTTTGATCCTTCTGTCTGAACCGTGCCGATCAACTTATTTCCACCACGGACGATGATTTTTTCCAAGCGATTCCCCTCCGCGTCCATTTTCACTTATATTAATATTCAACTGTAAGGATAGGTGTTCCAATGGTGACATCCACCGACTGCTCGGCTTCGTTTTCTCTTAAAGCCACTTGCAAATTCATAGGTCCTTTAGGTGTCTCGATTTGTTGGCTCCATAATTCATTATATGCAGAAACCGCTACAAACGATTGCTCATTCATCATTTCTATTGGTACTGCGTTAAATGAGCGAAGCAATGAACCAACCTCTTCAAGCAAACCACCTTCAATAATATCATTGACTTCTCCTTGGAGACAAGCAAAAATATCATTGTTTTCATTAAATAACATTGCTTTTGTTTCTACAAAAACGGACAATGCCTGTTGGTTAAAATGATCTCCAGTCATTCGATAGGAAAGCACAGACTGCCCATTTTTCTTTACAAAGCGAATATGCTCTGTGACGTTGGCTTGCTTGTCTATGCGCTTCGCATCCCAAGTGTTCTTTAATCCAGGCGTTTTGACCCATGAGAAGGCAGTAAAGATCCTCGCCAACGATTCTATAGAATCAAATCGTTCGCTGTCCACTGTTCTTGTATAAAGAGACCACATCGATTGACGAATGCCTCTCTCAACCATCATTTGTTGCGCCGTGTCTAAAAACTGTCCTGCTTCACTTATGTTGTCCTCTGATGTTCCCTTTCCCATTGCAGTATAAGATAAAACACAAAAAGCAAAAATAAGTGCACATGCGATTATTTTCAACTTCATACCTGTCATCCCCTCCTACGCTCAGTCTTAGCCTGAAACGTGGAGGAGATACGGAGAAAGGGTCGTCAACTTCCGACAAACTGTCTAAGCCATGTGTATTAAAAACCTTCGCTAAACACAGACGACCAAAGGTAATAGTCCATTAAAAAGCTAGCTACCCCTGCACCGATGCAAATGGTGAGAAGCACGAACAATACGCGAATCTGTGTGCTCTTTCCTGATTTGAACCAGGCGTCTAATTTTAAGCATTGCAGCGCCCACCACGTGACGGCAAAACAGACCAAGTGGACGACAATGCTGACAAGTGCAAAAGCTCCATCATAGGGAAACATGTATACGCCTCGTTTTCGTGTAGAGGTTATTACAAAATATTTTGGCTCATTTCCCTCTATTTTACTCTTTTCGACAGAATGATGCAAAATTCATGTGCTTTCTGAGACAATTATTTAACTGGCAACGTTTGCATCCATTTCACGCGTTGACGTCACGTTTTATTAGGTTTATCATTATGAAGGGGTTTCTTCGACAAAGTTAGCCATTTTTTTGATTTGGAAAGGTGGATTTCGATTCATGACAGAAAAAGAGATACTTAATGCTACGGAACAGCTCTGGTCTCAGAATAAATACAACAGTATGGCCAAGGGGTACGCTAGTTACGAAGCCGTTAAACGCGCGTTTAACGAAGCCACAAATGTTTCTGATTACCATCGTATCTTTTTGCGTATTCAAAATCTGCATGATGCTCCTTATTCTAAAAAAGCACTTGTGGATACATTCGAGCACATTTGGGGCTACTTTAAGCATGATGCGTCAGACGAGGAACGAGATCGATTTTTTGATTTGGTAGAGGCTTGCCATCCAACGGTTGGTGATGACTCTCACAAACAGTTGCCTGATGAGGCCCGCCGAGTCATTGCATACATTCACAGACTGCTTGCTATCCATCCAATTAATTTCTTACCCCAGAGCACTCTCTTATCCAATTCGAGCGCTTGGAACAACATTCAAGTGAACAACAAGCATTTTGCTGTAAATGAGTACCTTTATTTAGATGCCTTGCCTGTTCTTGAGGAATCTGTGACTGCATCTTAATTTTTTGAAGATCAAAAAGACTGTCTGCGACATCGGATATGATGTTGCAGACAGTCTTTTTGGATTCTTGCTGATTATTTGAGCACTCGTGGGTGTTTTTCGAGCGGTAAGTGGCGATTTTCGCGCACTCCCTCTACATTATCGCGCAACTTGATGTCTTTTTCGAGCACCAGGCGCGAATTCGAGCACTCAAGGCCCTTTTTCGAGCAGTAAGCGGTGTTTTTCGCGCACTCCCTCTACATTATCGCGCAACTTGATGTCTTTTTCGAGCACTGGGCATGTGATCGAGCACTCAAGGCCCTTTTTCGAGCAGTAAGCGGTGTTTTTCGCGCACTCCCTCTGCATTTTCGCGCAAATTAACGTCTTTTTCGAGCACCATGCGCGAATTCGAGCACTCAAGGCCCTTTTTCGAGCAGTAAGCGGTGTTTTTCGCGCACTCCCTCTGCATTTTCGCGCAAATTAACGTCTTTTTCGAGCACCAGGCATGAATTCGAGCACTCAAGGCTCTTTTTCGAGCAGTAAGCGGTGTTTTTCGCGCACTCCCTCTACATTTTCGCGCAACTTACCGCCTTTTTCGAGCACTGGGCGTGAATTCGAGCACTCGAGGTCCTTTTTCAAGCACTAAGCAGTGGTTTTCGAGCACTTCCTCTGCATTTTCGCGCAGCATAACGTCTTTTTCGAGCTCTACGGCGAATAAACTGATTTAGAAAAGTGGTTTTAAATTCTAGGCGCATGCAAAAAAAACAAGCACCGGAGAGCCTGCTTGCCCGATGCTTGCTTGTTCAATTCATTTATCGTTTGACGTTAATTCGGTTGATTGCGCGATTTAGCGCCAATTCAGCTCGTGCCTTGTCAACCTTTTCACTATTGTTCGTGCTGTTTAGTAATGCTTCGGCGCGTTGTTTCGCCTTATTGGCACGATCAACATCAATATTCTCAGGACGTTCAGCGGCCTGGGCCAAAATGGTGACTTTGTCCGGGCGCACTTCTAGAAAACCGCCACTCACTGCCAAATACTCCGTGTTGGTGCCGTTTTTTAGTCGAACTGCACTAATTGCCAATGGAGCGACCATTGGAATGTGACCTGGGAGTATTCCTAACTCGCCACGATTGGACTTTGCGACGACCATATCTGCACTGCCTTCATAGACAGGACCGTCTGGTGTCACAACATCCACATTAATTGTGCCCATTCTTTTCACTCCTTTGCAGAGGAATCAAACGCACATAGGACGCCGCCTGCCACCGAAAGGCAGCTGCTCCTGCGTCCTGTTGCGTTTATGCGTTTTGCTGCATTGCTTCCGCTTTTTCAACAACCTCTTCGATTCGTCCAACCAAACGGAATGCATCCTCTGGAAGGTCGTCGTACTTGCCATCGAGGATTTGTCTAAATCCAGTAATTGTTTCAGCGACAGGCACATAAGACCCTTCCTGGCCCGTAAACTGCTCTGCCACGTGGAAGTTTTGCGAAAGGAAGAACTGGATACGACGTGCGCGTCCAACAATTAGTTTGTCCTCGTCAGAGAGCTCATCCATTCCTAGAATCGCGATGATGTCCTGAAGCTCTTTATAACGCTGAAGTGTCTGTTGTACCTCTGTTGCTACACGATAATGCTCTTCTCCAACAATTTCAGGAGCCAAAGCACGAGACGTGGAAGCAAGTGGGTCTACAGCAGGGTAAATCCCTTGCTCAGTCAAACGACGCTCAAGGTTTGTTGTTGCATCCAAGTGAGCAAATGTCGTTGCTGGTGCTGGGTCAGTATAGTCATCGGCAGGCACGTAAACGGCCTGAATGGACGTAACGGATCCAAGGTCTGTCGATGTAATACGCTCTTGCAGCTGACCCATTTCTGTAGCCAATGTTGGCTGATACCCTACCGCTGAAGGCATACGGCCAAGCAAGGCGGATACTTCGGAACCAGCTTGTGTAAAGCGGAAGATATTGTCAATAAAGAGAAGAACGTCTTGTCCTTCTTCGTCACGGAAATATTCTGCCATCGTCAAACCACTCAAA
The nucleotide sequence above comes from Aureibacillus halotolerans. Encoded proteins:
- the spoIID gene encoding stage II sporulation protein D; amino-acid sequence: MKSLQGLLIIIVGFFVVLIGLPSLLVLPFASPPSSTTQQNEQSPPQEKSAQENVKDTTESIQVAVYRSEKETIDTLPLEQYLVGVVAAEMPADFEMEALKAQALAARTYTVKQLLAEEVIGVPEGADMTDTVMHQVYYDDAQLRNNWGAAYDEKHQKIQQAVNSTQGQILTFDDAPITASFFSTSNGYTENSEDYWANAFPYLRSVESPWDTESPKFKEVNRIPIEEFEAKLNVALPGDGTVGTIVSRTDGKRVAEVNINGKVMSGRDVREQLNLRSTDFEWRRVGQDIELSTKGYGHGVGMSQYGANGMAEVGKTYKDIVTYYYHDIDVTTMAPFVAQMKAEHKLVDSSTAK
- a CDS encoding F0F1 ATP synthase subunit epsilon codes for the protein MGTINVDVVTPDGPVYEGSADMVVAKSNRGELGILPGHIPMVAPLAISAVRLKNGTNTEYLAVSGGFLEVRPDKVTILAQAAERPENIDVDRANKAKQRAEALLNSTNNSEKVDKARAELALNRAINRINVKR
- a CDS encoding YwmB family TATA-box binding protein, with the protein product MKLKIIACALIFAFCVLSYTAMGKGTSEDNISEAGQFLDTAQQMMVERGIRQSMWSLYTRTVDSERFDSIESLARIFTAFSWVKTPGLKNTWDAKRIDKQANVTEHIRFVKKNGQSVLSYRMTGDHFNQQALSVFVETKAMLFNENNDIFACLQGEVNDIIEGGLLEEVGSLLRSFNAVPIEMMNEQSFVAVSAYNELWSQQIETPKGPMNLQVALRENEAEQSVDVTIGTPILTVEY
- the murA gene encoding UDP-N-acetylglucosamine 1-carboxyvinyltransferase; this translates as MEKIIVRGGNKLIGTVQTEGSKNSVLPVIAASILPTRGESIISDVPTLADVYTINEVLRYMDADVTFNERQNQVIVNASKELKTEAPFEYVRKMRASVLVMGPLLARRGHAKIALPGGCAIGSRPIDQHLKGFEAMGATVQVGNGYIEAHVKDRLKGAKIYLDTPSVGATENIMMAATLAEGTTILENVAKEPEIVDLANYLNKMGAKVKGAGTGTLKIEGVAELHGTEHAVIPDRIEAGTFMVAAAITGGNIIVKGAVPEHLSSLIAKLEEMGVQCNEVDEGVQVIAPEKLKAADLKTMPHPGFPTDMQAQMMVLATQAEGTSMITETVFENRFMHVEEFRRMNAAIKIEGRSAIVSGPFDLQGAEVAATDLRAAAALVLAGLVADGYTRVTELQHMDRGYVNFVEKLSGLGADIERVSIEVGLPSEVTQKVTSTVNVKPKFA
- a CDS encoding M23 family metallopeptidase, producing the protein MREEEKQSSSQSKWKQLTKKRWFYPAVYLASAALILTSVLWMQDNALEEAQDGQNEEFTLDSEMFGEDAVEVAAPNEQFIMPAAKETKVVVAKAFYDVNADPEAQEEALVMHNNKFSPNTGIDLSAENGESFDVVASLSGTVVAVRNDSLLGNIVEIDHGEGVETYYHSLQDTEVQEGDTVKQGDVIGTAGQSEYNQESGVHVHFEVRKDGEAVNPQDVMDKELASLLEESEQDQAEDAQASHNKDEKNKDDRDAGNKEGDTEPPATTDPVIDEGKGEEQPPADDQKDREDDQNGQDDTTETEPQA
- a CDS encoding DUF1146 family protein, with protein sequence MFPYDGAFALVSIVVHLVCFAVTWWALQCLKLDAWFKSGKSTQIRVLFVLLTICIGAGVASFLMDYYLWSSVFSEGF
- a CDS encoding GntR family transcriptional regulator — protein: MKKQDIKPLYAKIMEELKKDIVTGKLTAHQQLPTELELADTFSVSRITSKRALSELEREGFIYRRRGSGSFVKPRRLGDNAKADKIVAFVLPFEKATGLMNYLQGAAEVFNEHRYMFTICTTHEEIERERDWLVELPHQNVRGLLFYPISDKANMDVLYRLTTNQTPIVLLDKQYEGLPMTSVTSDNRDGGRKAVQHLITLGHSHIGYISTVPIETTSTVRDRYFGYCDALRHAGLEASLQFMLLNVNGTYKLENRSEQLAEALIDMMTAGMTAIVAENDLVAIQIIKLLSAKGYRVPEDLSIVGFDDTEVARHTEPSLTTIAQDFLGIGRLAAKSLLEQAENQTVEAKKYSLPVELVIRESTAPPRNPLAVAEERTKS
- a CDS encoding DUF1722 domain-containing protein, whose protein sequence is MTEKEILNATEQLWSQNKYNSMAKGYASYEAVKRAFNEATNVSDYHRIFLRIQNLHDAPYSKKALVDTFEHIWGYFKHDASDEERDRFFDLVEACHPTVGDDSHKQLPDEARRVIAYIHRLLAIHPINFLPQSTLLSNSSAWNNIQVNNKHFAVNEYLYLDALPVLEESVTAS
- the atpD gene encoding F0F1 ATP synthase subunit beta produces the protein MNKGSIIQVMGPVVDVRFDDHLPDIYNALTVTYESAGEQKTLTLEVALHLGNGTVRTVAMASTDGVVRGIDVIDTGASISVPVGEVTLGRVFDVLGNHIDLEDAVPTTVRRDPIHRQAPTFEKLSTKTEILETGIKVVDLLAPYVKGGKIGLFGGAGVGKTVLIQELINNVAQGHGGISVFAGVGERTREGNDLYHEMKDAGVLAKTAMVFGQMNEPPGARQRVALSGLTMAEYFRDEEGQDVLLFIDNIFRFTQAGSEVSALLGRMPSAVGYQPTLATEMGQLQERITSTDLGSVTSIQAVYVPADDYTDPAPATTFAHLDATTNLERRLTEQGIYPAVDPLASTSRALAPEIVGEEHYRVATEVQQTLQRYKELQDIIAILGMDELSDEDKLIVGRARRIQFFLSQNFHVAEQFTGQEGSYVPVAETITGFRQILDGKYDDLPEDAFRLVGRIEEVVEKAEAMQQNA